In the genome of Nitrospira japonica, one region contains:
- a CDS encoding DUF2630 family protein — MDTKRPSTDQPVLAHIQDLVQEEHRLFEKGEHGTVAEKDRHRLTQVQVELDQCWDLLRQRRALRDAGQDPNQAQVRPARVVENYEQ; from the coding sequence ATGGACACCAAACGCCCATCAACGGATCAACCGGTTCTCGCCCACATTCAAGATCTCGTCCAAGAGGAGCATCGCCTATTCGAAAAAGGCGAGCATGGGACGGTCGCAGAGAAAGACCGTCACAGGCTCACTCAGGTGCAAGTCGAGTTGGATCAGTGTTGGGACCTCCTCCGCCAACGCCGCGCTTTGCGAGACGCCGGCCAGGATCCGAACCAGGCACAAGTTCGTCCGGCTCGAGTCGTCGAGAACTACGAACAATAG
- the soxC gene encoding sulfite dehydrogenase has product MNDETEGVNRRKFLRRSASLIAGGAAALAVPAARAEPSDSPKDPMRVPGALPRPYGDRSPFETAQRSGAGGPGSAHGWGSNAPNNINSTTPLQDLHGIVTPSALHFERHHNGVPAIDPARHRLLIHGLVDRPMVFTLTDLERISSVSRLAFLECSGNSWDCWAEKAPDFTVQELHGLTSTSEWTGVKLSTLLDIVGVQRGAGWMLAEGSDASGLDRSVPLTGDVLEEAMICYGQNGEALRPEQGYPMRLLLPGYEGNINVKWLRRLKFGTAPFMTRWETAKYTDLMPDGTAYQFSLVMEAKSVITSLSGRQQIQPGFHEIRGLAWSGRGRVTKAEVSLDGGRTWQAAQLQEPILPKCHTRFRLPWKWDGQEAILQSRCTDETGYVQPTRQDLVNVRGTNSVYHYNGIQSWKVERDGHVRNISV; this is encoded by the coding sequence ATGAATGACGAGACGGAAGGCGTAAACCGGCGAAAATTTTTGCGCCGCAGTGCGTCTCTTATCGCAGGAGGAGCCGCGGCACTGGCCGTGCCTGCTGCCCGCGCCGAACCGTCGGACTCGCCGAAAGATCCGATGCGCGTCCCGGGAGCCTTGCCCCGTCCATATGGGGACCGCTCGCCGTTTGAGACCGCGCAGCGATCGGGAGCCGGCGGCCCCGGCTCCGCTCACGGTTGGGGGTCCAATGCTCCCAACAACATCAACTCCACCACACCGCTTCAGGATCTGCACGGGATCGTCACGCCGTCCGCGCTGCACTTCGAGCGGCACCATAACGGCGTGCCCGCCATTGATCCAGCCCGTCATCGCTTGTTGATTCACGGACTGGTCGATCGGCCGATGGTCTTTACGCTGACCGATCTGGAGCGTATTTCCTCTGTGTCGCGCCTCGCATTTCTCGAATGCTCCGGCAACTCGTGGGATTGCTGGGCGGAAAAAGCTCCAGACTTTACCGTCCAAGAGCTGCATGGACTGACCAGCACCAGCGAATGGACGGGAGTGAAACTATCGACGCTGCTGGATATCGTCGGCGTTCAACGCGGTGCCGGCTGGATGTTGGCAGAGGGAAGCGACGCCTCCGGCTTGGACCGGAGTGTACCCCTGACCGGCGACGTTCTCGAGGAAGCCATGATCTGCTATGGACAGAACGGCGAAGCGTTGAGACCCGAGCAGGGTTATCCGATGCGTCTCCTGCTTCCGGGATACGAGGGCAACATCAACGTGAAGTGGCTGCGGCGGTTGAAATTTGGCACCGCCCCATTTATGACGCGGTGGGAGACGGCCAAATATACCGATCTCATGCCGGATGGAACAGCCTACCAGTTCAGCCTCGTGATGGAGGCCAAGTCCGTGATTACGTCTCTGTCAGGCCGCCAGCAGATCCAACCGGGGTTTCACGAAATTCGCGGGCTGGCCTGGAGCGGCCGTGGCCGCGTGACGAAAGCCGAGGTCAGCCTGGACGGCGGGCGCACGTGGCAGGCGGCTCAGCTGCAAGAACCTATCCTTCCCAAATGCCATACGCGTTTTCGATTGCCATGGAAGTGGGACGGACAAGAGGCGATCTTGCAATCCCGCTGCACGGACGAGACGGGCTATGTCCAACCGACTCGTCAGGACCTCGTCAACGTCCGCGGCACCAATTCCGTCTATCACTATAACGGCATTCAAAGCTGGAAGGTGGAACGCGATGGACACGTGCGGAACATCTCTGTCTAA